One window of Methanothermobacter tenebrarum genomic DNA carries:
- the fdhF gene encoding formate dehydrogenase subunit alpha translates to MKKKIEIILDGQRIRVDEGKSTLDAALENNIYIPHLCFRPGFDAFGACRLCLVETSDGRLVTACETPAEDGMDVISDSDRLDRIRKVTASLLIKGHVGDCLKCPESGECKLEAVSSYLGINDENLAKLREFKIDDSIDDSNPFFLKDNGKCILCGLCVQSCDTIGVNAIDFTFRGAKTKISTFMDKPLMDSICVSCGECVETCPVGALVKKSEKPSREVKTVCPYCGVGCGIYLGIRGDRIVSARGDPENPVNNGRLCVKGRFALNFVKNVERLGKPLIREDGEFKEVEWDEAISFIADKLSKYTGDEFAAIASAKCTNEENYLLQKFTRTVMKSNNIDHCARLCHAPSLVALSESLGSGAMTNSINELKHSNCILAIGTNTTETHPVIAYKVIEAVKNGSKLIVVNPTRIELVRHADIYLRNKPGTDVPLIMGMCKAILDENLINYKFIKEKTEGFESFKKYLYDLKWDEIESVTGIPRDDIREAAILYASSPTASIIYAMGITQHVNGTDNVFALSNLALLTGNLGRANTGINPLRGQNNVQGASDMGALPDLYPGYQSIDDAREKFEKKWQCKLPREKGVILLEIFENACKGKIKALYIMGENPILSEPDIKNVKKALETIEFLIVQDIFPTETSKFADVILPACSFAEKDGTFTNTERRVQLIRSAVRPPEDAKPDWWIICKIAEKMGAPGFEFENPREIFDEIREVVPAYKGISYNRLENGGIQWPCKSREDPGTDFLYKDGFTVENGRAKFILPSFRLFETPDKDYPFILITGRSLYQYHTRTMTSKIKGLGEFKDWKFLEMNPIDGEKLGVREGDFVLVKSRRGVVKTRVKFNEALMEGVTFMSFHFAPVNRLTSSVRDPLSGMPALKVSCVDLIPQ, encoded by the coding sequence ATGAAGAAGAAAATAGAAATTATCCTGGATGGTCAGAGGATTAGAGTGGATGAGGGTAAGAGTACTTTGGACGCTGCCCTGGAAAACAATATATACATACCTCATCTTTGTTTCAGGCCGGGGTTTGATGCTTTTGGTGCTTGTAGGTTATGCCTAGTTGAGACTTCTGATGGCAGGCTTGTAACTGCATGTGAAACCCCAGCAGAGGATGGTATGGATGTAATATCCGACTCTGATAGGTTAGATCGGATCAGGAAGGTTACAGCCTCCTTGTTGATAAAGGGACATGTCGGGGATTGTCTCAAATGCCCTGAATCAGGAGAATGTAAATTAGAGGCTGTATCCTCTTATCTTGGCATTAATGACGAGAATTTGGCAAAACTGAGGGAATTTAAAATTGACGATTCAATTGATGATTCCAACCCATTCTTCCTAAAGGATAATGGTAAATGCATACTTTGCGGTTTATGCGTCCAATCCTGTGATACTATAGGTGTCAATGCAATAGATTTCACATTTAGAGGCGCCAAAACCAAGATTAGTACATTCATGGACAAACCCTTAATGGACTCTATTTGTGTATCTTGTGGCGAATGCGTTGAAACCTGCCCAGTAGGGGCCCTTGTAAAAAAATCAGAGAAGCCATCAAGGGAAGTTAAAACAGTATGCCCCTATTGTGGTGTGGGTTGCGGAATTTACCTTGGAATCAGGGGTGATAGGATCGTTAGTGCACGTGGGGACCCTGAAAACCCGGTTAACAATGGAAGACTTTGTGTTAAGGGCAGATTCGCCCTAAACTTCGTTAAGAATGTTGAAAGATTGGGGAAACCTCTCATAAGGGAAGATGGCGAGTTCAAAGAGGTTGAATGGGATGAGGCCATTTCGTTCATAGCAGATAAACTTTCAAAATACACTGGAGATGAATTCGCAGCTATAGCCTCTGCAAAGTGTACTAATGAAGAAAATTATCTGCTGCAAAAATTTACAAGGACCGTGATGAAATCCAATAATATAGACCATTGCGCAAGACTCTGTCATGCCCCCTCCCTCGTAGCTTTAAGTGAAAGCCTCGGGAGTGGAGCCATGACCAATTCAATCAACGAACTTAAACACAGCAATTGTATCCTAGCAATTGGAACCAACACAACAGAAACCCATCCTGTAATCGCATATAAGGTTATAGAGGCTGTTAAAAACGGTTCAAAACTTATAGTAGTTAATCCCACGAGGATAGAACTTGTAAGACACGCTGACATCTATTTAAGGAATAAACCAGGTACTGACGTTCCCCTAATCATGGGAATGTGCAAAGCCATACTAGACGAGAACCTCATAAACTATAAGTTCATAAAGGAAAAAACTGAAGGTTTTGAATCATTCAAAAAATATCTCTATGATCTTAAATGGGATGAAATAGAATCAGTAACGGGCATACCCCGTGATGATATCAGAGAGGCTGCTATACTCTATGCATCTTCCCCTACCGCTTCAATAATCTATGCCATGGGCATAACCCAACATGTTAATGGAACAGATAATGTGTTTGCACTTAGCAATCTTGCACTTTTAACCGGTAACCTTGGCAGGGCCAACACTGGTATCAACCCATTAAGGGGGCAGAATAACGTCCAGGGAGCCTCCGATATGGGTGCTCTGCCAGATCTGTACCCAGGTTACCAATCAATTGATGATGCGAGGGAAAAATTCGAAAAAAAATGGCAATGTAAACTCCCCAGGGAAAAAGGGGTGATATTGCTTGAAATTTTTGAAAATGCATGCAAGGGTAAAATAAAAGCATTGTATATCATGGGTGAGAATCCAATTTTAAGCGAACCAGATATAAAGAATGTGAAAAAAGCCCTTGAAACTATTGAATTTTTAATTGTACAGGACATATTCCCCACTGAAACTTCAAAATTTGCAGATGTTATTTTACCGGCTTGTTCATTCGCAGAAAAGGATGGCACATTCACAAATACTGAAAGAAGAGTCCAATTAATAAGGTCCGCTGTTAGACCACCAGAGGATGCTAAACCCGACTGGTGGATCATATGCAAGATCGCTGAGAAAATGGGAGCCCCTGGTTTCGAATTCGAAAATCCACGGGAAATATTCGATGAGATAAGGGAAGTTGTACCAGCATATAAGGGCATATCATATAATAGATTAGAAAATGGGGGAATCCAATGGCCCTGTAAGAGTAGAGAGGATCCTGGGACCGATTTTCTTTATAAGGATGGTTTCACAGTTGAAAATGGTAGGGCGAAATTCATTTTACCCTCATTCAGGTTATTTGAAACTCCTGATAAAGATTATCCTTTTATACTCATTACTGGTAGAAGTTTATATCAGTATCATACAAGGACCATGACAAGTAAAATCAAGGGCCTTGGAGAATTTAAGGACTGGAAGTTCCTTGAGATGAATCCTATTGATGGAGAGAAGCTAGGGGTCCGTGAGGGCGATTTTGTTTTGGTTAAATCGAGGCGAGGCGTCGTCAAGACAAGGGTAAAATTCAATGAAGCTTTAATGGAGGGTGTT